AAGTTTGTAGGGGTCATGGACCTTTTGGGTGGTTCAAAATGGCCCAAACCCCATGAATATGAGAGGGTTTGCTAACTGTTGAGCTGGATACTGTGTCCACATAAAGCTTCTTGAGGGCTGAGACTACTGGTTTTGTTCGATGCTCTGTCCGCAGAGCCTACAATTCGGCCCGacacatagtagttgctcaataaatacttgactGTAAAGCAAAGCCGCCTCACCCCCACAACCGGGACTGCCAGTTAAACATTGCTGTAGAAAAGCCTGTTCTATCAGACTGCTAATTCtggtgaaaaaggaaaacaaaaacaaaaacgaaactaCAATCAGCTCTTCTccttgggttaaaaaaaaaaaaaaaaatcttttttttttttttttttttttttttagcacaagGGACTCTTAGAATCTGTTTGGAATCAGTCCCTTGCAAAGGtgcctttttctatttatttctcacGGATTTCCAAGAAGCGTGGCATCGACAGACATCACAATGGTTGTTACCACACAGTTAACTCGACGAGCGGTTAGGGAGGAGAATATTCATGCCCCGGAATGAGCTGTAGCAAGcacagaacaaaaacacatttcttcTGCAAAGACATTAGAATCTTGCTGCCACAGAAAGAAATCTATACAGAGACCATgtttaaataaactataaataatattaattagaATTTATGGGATGCACAATTCATGGAATTCACCAGAGCACAAGGAAACCTTTGAGACAGTGTTGCAGGTATTCACGTCTACACACAAGGACACCCATCCCATTCCCCTGCAAAGACAGCCGTCCTTCCCTACTAAGGATTTTAAATAATTCTCACCATGCTGCTCGCAGCATCATCCCCAAAGAAATATTACTTTACAAAATAACCCAATATCCATATAATttcttttgacaaataaaaatcttaaattaaaaagcaCGATCCtcgccctctccccaccccctttattCCAATTTCAGGTAGCTTGGCACTGAGtaattgaacattaaaaaatcGAGTTTGTAGACTTCGTACAGCTGCGTTTGGTGCTCCGAGCTGATGTTCTGGAAGAACTCTGTGGTCATTTCGTCAGTAGTTCTCGTAGACTTGGCATAGGTGGGGAACTTCAGGTAGCTGCCCACGCCTGCCAGCCGCAGGACGTAGTTCGAGTCCTCCTCCAGCGTCTCGTACTTGCCCACGAGGTCGTAGTGGATGTGGCACGGGTGGCAGAGCGAGTGCACGGTCTGCCAGTGCTCGTTGAAGGGCTCCTCGCGCTGCGTGTGCGGGTCGATGAGATAGGCCACGAACTCCTCGAAGCGCACGTCGTCGCCCCTGCGCAGCGCCTCCTGCGTGGCGTTCTTGCGCTGCCGCCGGACGATCTTGGTGCCGTAGCGCTTGTGGAAGGACGTGTTGTACTTCTGCGTGAACTTGTTGCGGTAGGCCGACACCAGGCGCTCGAAGGGCTCGCGCACGAACAGGAACTTCAGGTAGCTCTTCAGGCGGTGGTTGATCTCGGGGATGCTGTACTGGTTGAGCGTCTTGAGGTTGGCCGACACGTGCGCCTCGCTGGCCGGGATCTCCATGGGGTCGCTGTACTTGCCCCGCCCGCTGAGCACCATCATGAGCCGCTTCCAGTTGGTGCACGCCACCTTGGGCACGTAGCAGTAGATGAGCTCGTGG
This Ursus arctos isolate Adak ecotype North America unplaced genomic scaffold, UrsArc2.0 scaffold_21, whole genome shotgun sequence DNA region includes the following protein-coding sequences:
- the CHST11 gene encoding carbohydrate sulfotransferase 11 isoform X1; translated protein: MKPALLEVMRMNRICRMVLATCLGSFILVIFYFQSMLHPVMRRNPFGVDICCRKGSRSPLQELYNPTQLELSNTAVLHQMRRDQVTDTCRANSALSRKRRVLTPSDLKHLVVDEDHELIYCYVPKVACTNWKRLMMVLSGRGKYSDPMEIPASEAHVSANLKTLNQYSIPEINHRLKSYLKFLFVREPFERLVSAYRNKFTQKYNTSFHKRYGTKIVRRQRKNATQEALRRGDDVRFEEFVAYLIDPHTQREEPFNEHWQTVHSLCHPCHIHYDLVGKYETLEEDSNYVLRLAGVGSYLKFPTYAKSTRTTDEMTTEFFQNISSEHQTQLYEVYKLDFLMFNYSVPSYLKLE
- the CHST11 gene encoding carbohydrate sulfotransferase 11 isoform X2; the protein is MKPALLEVMRMNRICRMVLATCLGSFILVIFYFQIMRRNPFGVDICCRKGSRSPLQELYNPTQLELSNTAVLHQMRRDQVTDTCRANSALSRKRRVLTPSDLKHLVVDEDHELIYCYVPKVACTNWKRLMMVLSGRGKYSDPMEIPASEAHVSANLKTLNQYSIPEINHRLKSYLKFLFVREPFERLVSAYRNKFTQKYNTSFHKRYGTKIVRRQRKNATQEALRRGDDVRFEEFVAYLIDPHTQREEPFNEHWQTVHSLCHPCHIHYDLVGKYETLEEDSNYVLRLAGVGSYLKFPTYAKSTRTTDEMTTEFFQNISSEHQTQLYEVYKLDFLMFNYSVPSYLKLE
- the CHST11 gene encoding carbohydrate sulfotransferase 11 isoform X3, with the translated sequence MRRNPFGVDICCRKGSRSPLQELYNPTQLELSNTAVLHQMRRDQVTDTCRANSALSRKRRVLTPSDLKHLVVDEDHELIYCYVPKVACTNWKRLMMVLSGRGKYSDPMEIPASEAHVSANLKTLNQYSIPEINHRLKSYLKFLFVREPFERLVSAYRNKFTQKYNTSFHKRYGTKIVRRQRKNATQEALRRGDDVRFEEFVAYLIDPHTQREEPFNEHWQTVHSLCHPCHIHYDLVGKYETLEEDSNYVLRLAGVGSYLKFPTYAKSTRTTDEMTTEFFQNISSEHQTQLYEVYKLDFLMFNYSVPSYLKLE